Proteins encoded in a region of the Gemmatimonadota bacterium genome:
- a CDS encoding HupE/UreJ family protein produces the protein MSEFQVYLQLGFDHISDLNAYDHIVFIIALCAAYPLNRWRSVLLLVTAFTVGHSVTLALATLRLILVPTDLVETLIPVTILATCLMNVYRPFEGKIGRKTSYGLALFFGLIHGLGFSNYLRALLGMEESIVVPLLSFNIGLELGQLMIVAIFAAVAFVILRILGTPHRQWNLFVSGAAAGVSAMLLIGTN, from the coding sequence ATGTCCGAATTCCAGGTATATCTGCAACTCGGTTTCGACCATATTTCGGACCTGAACGCCTACGACCACATCGTCTTCATCATCGCGCTCTGCGCCGCCTATCCGCTGAACCGGTGGCGTTCGGTCCTCCTGCTGGTCACGGCCTTCACGGTCGGGCACTCGGTCACCCTTGCGCTGGCTACGCTGCGCCTCATCCTGGTCCCGACGGACCTGGTCGAGACGCTCATCCCGGTGACGATCCTGGCGACGTGCCTGATGAACGTGTACCGGCCGTTCGAGGGGAAAATCGGCCGGAAGACGAGCTACGGACTGGCCCTCTTCTTCGGCCTGATCCACGGCCTGGGTTTCTCGAACTACCTGAGGGCGCTGCTCGGCATGGAAGAATCGATCGTCGTGCCGCTCCTGTCCTTCAATATCGGGCTGGAACTGGGCCAGTTGATGATCGTGGCGATCTTCGCGGCCGTGGCCTTCGTGATCCTGCGGATCCTGGGAACGCCGCACCGCCAGTGGAACCTCTTCGTATCGGGTGCGGCCGCCGGCGTATCGGCCATGCTGCTGATCGGGACGAATTGA
- a CDS encoding M28 family peptidase, producing the protein MLTLSFSLAVSLTLSLALSTAFPREAHGQTADEETVTAIFNERLTTGEMYYLLEDLSKNIGPRLSGSEGAERAVAWAKEVMEGYGFDRVYLQEVMVPHWERGEPEQVRIVNVNEGMIELTALAIGGSVPTAPVGLTAPVVVVHSLEEVEELGREAVEGKIVFYNRRFDQTVIATGPGYGGAVDQRTAGPSQAARFGAVGVVIRSAGSDFGDAPHTGGLRYLEDVERIPAAALGYQSADRLERALEEQPEAMLYMRLASKWHPDALSHNVIGEIRGSERPDEIILVGGHLDSWDVSEGAHDDGAGVVHSIGVLRTFQKLGIQPRHTIRAVLFMNEENGLRGGLKYAEVAKETGENHVIALESDAGGFSPRGFGVSADDDVIERFRSWLPLFPQSTISYINKGGGGADIGPLRRETGTPTIGFNPDSQRAFDYHHAPTDVFEAVNRRELELGGASIATLIYLIDKYGLRDDMAQ; encoded by the coding sequence ATGCTCACCCTGTCCTTCTCGCTGGCCGTTTCGCTGACGCTCTCACTGGCCCTTTCGACGGCCTTCCCCCGCGAGGCCCACGGGCAGACCGCTGACGAAGAAACGGTCACCGCGATCTTCAATGAACGGCTGACTACGGGAGAGATGTACTACCTCCTGGAAGACCTGAGCAAGAACATCGGACCGCGCCTCAGTGGTTCGGAAGGCGCCGAACGCGCAGTGGCATGGGCGAAAGAGGTAATGGAGGGCTACGGCTTCGACCGGGTCTACCTGCAGGAAGTCATGGTGCCCCACTGGGAACGGGGCGAACCGGAACAGGTGCGGATCGTAAACGTCAACGAAGGCATGATCGAGCTGACCGCCCTGGCCATCGGGGGATCGGTGCCGACCGCTCCGGTGGGGCTCACGGCGCCCGTCGTGGTGGTCCACTCCCTGGAAGAAGTGGAAGAACTCGGCCGCGAGGCCGTTGAAGGGAAGATCGTCTTCTATAACCGGCGCTTCGACCAGACGGTGATCGCCACGGGTCCCGGTTACGGTGGCGCGGTAGACCAGCGAACCGCCGGTCCGTCCCAGGCGGCCAGGTTCGGCGCCGTGGGCGTGGTGATCCGGTCGGCCGGTTCGGACTTTGGCGACGCGCCTCACACCGGCGGGCTGCGCTATCTCGAAGACGTGGAGCGCATCCCCGCGGCGGCCCTGGGCTACCAGTCCGCCGACCGCCTGGAACGCGCCCTCGAGGAACAGCCCGAAGCCATGCTTTACATGCGCCTGGCCAGCAAGTGGCACCCCGACGCCCTTTCGCACAACGTGATCGGCGAGATCCGGGGCAGCGAACGGCCGGACGAGATCATCCTGGTGGGTGGTCATCTCGACTCGTGGGACGTGTCTGAAGGCGCCCACGACGACGGCGCGGGCGTGGTCCACTCCATCGGCGTGCTGCGGACCTTTCAGAAACTCGGCATCCAGCCCCGCCACACCATCCGCGCCGTCCTGTTCATGAACGAGGAAAACGGCCTTCGCGGCGGACTCAAGTACGCCGAGGTGGCGAAGGAAACAGGCGAGAACCACGTGATCGCCCTCGAAAGCGACGCCGGCGGCTTCAGCCCGCGGGGATTCGGCGTGTCCGCGGACGATGACGTCATCGAACGCTTCCGGTCGTGGTTGCCCCTGTTTCCCCAGAGCACCATCTCCTACATCAACAAGGGCGGCGGCGGCGCCGATATCGGTCCGCTCCGCAGGGAGACGGGTACTCCGACGATCGGGTTCAACCCCGACTCGCAAAGGGCGTTCGACTACCATCACGCGCCCACCGACGTCTTCGAAGCCGTGAACCGCCGGGAGCTGGAACTGGGCGGCGCGTCCATCGCCACGTTGATCTACCTGATCGACAAGTACGGCCTGAGGGACGATATGGCCCAGTAG
- a CDS encoding molybdenum cofactor biosynthesis protein MoaB, translating into MSSKSTSSHKSQAAELGPLAVAVVTVSDSRTPETDVNGKYLRTRIEEAGHRVAGYHLIQDEPDQVESALEASTGDDVQIVIFNGGTGISKRDRTFDVLNRRLEKPLTGFGELFRMLSYEQVGAASMLSRATAGVYRNTVVISTPGSPAAVELAWEKLIAPEIAHLGWELTR; encoded by the coding sequence ATGTCGTCCAAGAGCACTTCATCCCACAAGTCCCAGGCGGCCGAGCTCGGACCCCTGGCCGTCGCCGTGGTAACCGTCAGCGACTCCCGCACGCCGGAGACGGATGTCAACGGCAAGTACCTCCGGACACGCATCGAGGAAGCGGGCCACCGGGTCGCCGGCTATCACCTGATCCAGGATGAACCGGACCAGGTCGAATCCGCCCTGGAGGCGAGTACCGGCGATGACGTCCAGATCGTCATATTCAACGGGGGGACCGGCATCTCGAAGAGAGACCGGACCTTCGACGTGCTGAACCGCAGACTGGAAAAGCCGCTGACCGGTTTCGGCGAGCTTTTCCGCATGCTCAGCTACGAACAGGTCGGTGCCGCATCCATGTTGTCCCGCGCCACGGCGGGCGTGTACCGCAACACCGTGGTGATCTCCACCCCCGGCTCCCCGGCCGCGGTGGAACTGGCCTGGGAGAAACTGATCGCGCCGGAGATCGCCCACCTGGGCTGGGAACTGACGCGGTAG
- the rpmB gene encoding 50S ribosomal protein L28: MSRKCKLTGKGPLVGFNISHAHNKTKRRQYPNLQLKRIYVPELGRTVRIKMSVSALRTVTKIGLMPFLKKQGLRLQDVL, from the coding sequence ATGTCCAGAAAGTGCAAGTTGACCGGAAAAGGGCCCCTGGTCGGCTTCAACATATCCCACGCCCACAATAAGACCAAGCGGCGCCAGTACCCCAATCTCCAGTTGAAGCGTATCTACGTGCCCGAACTCGGCCGCACGGTGCGCATCAAAATGTCCGTCAGCGCCTTGCGGACGGTCACGAAGATCGGGCTGATGCCCTTCCTGAAGAAACAGGGACTGCGGCTGCAAGACGTGCTGTAG
- the rpmG gene encoding 50S ribosomal protein L33: MAKSKNRELVKLKSTESAHCYYTKKNRRNTTARVELKKYDPTLRRHVMYRETR, from the coding sequence ATGGCCAAGAGCAAGAACCGTGAACTGGTGAAACTCAAGAGCACGGAAAGCGCGCACTGCTACTACACGAAGAAGAACCGGCGTAACACGACCGCCCGCGTCGAACTCAAGAAGTACGATCCCACGCTGCGGCGGCACGTCATGTACCGGGAAACGCGGTAA
- a CDS encoding DUF2237 domain-containing protein, whose product MNVLGGPLTGCSTDPLTGFYRDGACNTGSGDAGVHSVCAVMTEEFLVFSKAAGNDLSTPVPAFGFQGLNPGDRWCVCVNRWKEAYDAGVAPPVVLSATHAMSLEFVSLEELQACAMDEA is encoded by the coding sequence ATGAACGTACTCGGCGGACCACTCACGGGTTGTTCGACGGATCCCCTCACCGGGTTCTATCGCGACGGCGCGTGCAATACCGGATCGGGCGACGCGGGCGTACACTCCGTATGCGCGGTGATGACCGAGGAGTTCCTGGTCTTTTCGAAGGCGGCGGGAAACGATCTCAGCACGCCCGTGCCCGCCTTCGGCTTCCAGGGCCTGAATCCCGGCGACCGCTGGTGCGTCTGCGTGAACCGGTGGAAAGAAGCCTATGACGCGGGCGTGGCGCCGCCGGTGGTGCTAAGCGCCACCCACGCCATGTCCCTGGAATTCGTGTCGCTGGAAGAATTGCAAGCCTGCGCCATGGACGAGGCGTAG